The segment ATGACAAAACTGGCCTTCAAATAAGAATTTTGTGCAATTAAATTGAAGTTTACTGGAAAATCAAAAGATAAGTGTGTTTCTTTAAAGTTCATGCagacaaaagacaaaaaaaaatatttaaaatattatttaataactCTTAGTGCCATAAAATGATAAAGTTATGTTGTAATGGTCCCCAATCACTGGTcctgattaaaataaaatatacaattaatCTATGACAAACATACAGAAACCTTTTTCCATTCAAAATAAATACCCTATCAAAACTTCATTACAAAACTTTATCAATAACATTGTTTAAACAACTAATTCACAGAATGAAAACTAATCTCAACAGATGATATTGTATTGTTAATAATACTTCTTTAAATGAATATAAGATGATATTTGAAATTAATGAAATAGGATTATATACAATGTTTTGAAGTAGAAATAAAGGTTAAACTCATTCACTGTTTACATTTTGAGGATACAACACAAAAGTGATAATATTTTCTTCGTGTGTACTTTAAGTGAGTAAAAATTAACATGTGATAAAAATAAGATGCAAAATAGCACCAtagttttatttcatatattacAGCCACAGTAATGTATAATCTTGGGTGAGGACATTAACGATATTTGTCAAATATCAGTCAGTGGTAAATGAATGTAAGATTGACATATGGAACAAGCAGATCTCTTACATTCAACATGCTTTCAGTTAGAAGTGAAGCTCTCAGCTCCCTAATGCTCGCATCTTCATCTTGTGTTCAACAGATCACTAGAATGAGGAACTAGCAGGCTTGAgtgttttatctttttataaGACGGAAGGAATTAGATGACTTCTTGGGCACCAGCAAGCCAGCCACTGTAAGAAGACAGTAAAATGTGTCTTTTATGAAATGTGAATTAATCTATgtaaatcctatactcttaaacaagcaatttttttatatatgtatgtatatatattgatatataaattttatttcaaaagcagCTCTAACaactttctttaaattttcaatgTGTATATATATCAGTGAGAAAATTCTCAGCTTATTGGGTACATCGTGAAAATTCCAGGCTGACcgttatatttgtttcaaaatggtttattaagcaaaattaattttggctgtAAATCAagtatgaatgaaattttactGAATGACatcacaaaaatgttttcaaaatgagATTGGGAAAATATCATCTTTCAATTTTCCTAAAAAATCATTCAACTGAGTGATGCTCAGTCACCTGGTactattaaatttaaagatgtaataattataacaaaGCCTTGATCCCTATGCTTGAAAGATCATAGGTAATTAATATCAGTgaatcaatgtttaaaaaaaaaatgttttttaaaagtggGTATATTTGCAGTGTTAATTCATTAATATCAATTGTAATGCAGTTGGTATGGGAGTCTTGACTACTACTTTATATGTTCTATTCTATATAATTATTCCAataaatactgaaaaaaaaaaattacatttactgTCCTGTGTTGTTAAAGGCATCTCCACAACTTTCTGAAGCTCCAGTAACCACTTGTGCATCTCCTCCTGGGTTTCCGCCCTCAAGACAAATTTCCTATCAGGTGTGTGTAATGTAAAACAATAGCTACTGTTCACATTCTGACTGTTGGAGCCTCTGTCTCCTTCTTCCCCGCCTGTAGTTATGCTGTAGCCACCATCCTTGTGACCAATAAAAACTTCACCTTTTGCGAAAGCATTctataaataatgaaaatacaGCTTAAATATAACAAGCacactctttatttttttaagatgcAGCTTTGGTATGAGAGTGGTATTATAGATGGATTTCATTTTGATGATAGAGTATGGATCTTTATAGTCCATTAACCATACATTAGATTTAGACAGAGGTTCTCATGTTAAAAACTTTTCTCACTGTAACAAAATTAACGTTGAAGAAAAATATACTATacaggaggaaaaaaaataaaaggaatagAGATTCTTTTATAGAAATGGAAATGACTATCTATTTAAATGgatattaaaaaatgtagatgcttttaatttaacataaaagaaatatattttttagacTTCATTACTACTATAATGAAAATAGTCTATACTATATCTTACCAGTGGCTCTTCAAAATACATCAACTTTCTACGGTCTAAAGTAAACCAACGTCTTCTGAATGGTTCATTTTTAGGTCCCATCTTACTAAGCCAACCTTCTGCTAGAAAATCTTTGGTCAAGTCTTCAGCAAGCTGGAAtgaaacaaaagcattagtaagGAATAATGCCACTGTCATAAATGAGCAGTTGGTTGAATAGGGAATGAATCTTGAAGAAGTAACAAGAGAACAAAAATTGTGAGAGACATTCAATTCAATAATAAGTTATATAGTATttacaattactttttttttaaaaaaaaagttaaaattatagcttattttacaaaataaaatatattttatggtAGAAATACCTGTGTCAGATCTCTGTCAGGGAAGGCTATTCTTCTTCTCTCCCATTTGGCAGCTCTAATGCACATAAACCAATCAACTATATCCTAAAAACATGCATTAAAATGATTAGGCTTTATTTGGGGATATAAATATGACAAATAAACTGCAGAATGCAAGAAGATAatgataaaatttaatttatagattaTGCTTACTATAAGAAAGAAAGGTAATAGTTTATATCACCCGATACCTAGACTGGCTGACATATTGTTGATAAGCATATTGGTCTCCCTTGTCtatattaaacttttaataacttttatttataagagttgttttttttatgttatcaactaatgttttttttttacatctatttgttgaaatgtaagTCTACAGATGcatatgtttaaaataattagataTCCAGATCGAAACGCTGATGGTAGGACCCTATATTGTTTGGCTCCCATCTATAGGTAGTTATGCATGATAAATACACTCTGCTTGTCATAatgtcccccccctcccctatttTGTACACAGAAGTAGCATCCCTAATTGCCCCTCTTTAATCTCTTTGAAGAGATTTGACTAAGTATTTGATTTTAATCGCCAAATCCCTATTTGGAGCCATCACAAGGTTACTAACAGTGatgccattgtaacatttcctaAGTCTGTTATAGAAAGAGTTCCATTACAAGAAACAGTCCAATcattactttttctaatttgttGTGGATTTAACTTCTTtttatattgtgcattgttttacatttaataGTTTCACAATATCTTTTGTTATCTATTGGGGTTTGCGTGTGTCAGGCATATTCCTAATTAACTTAGTGCAATAAGCAGTCATTTGAAGATATACGTttattattctaaaaaaaataaagattaaattACATCATGGCTAAAAAATGTCAACATTGTGTTTATTCCctacaagaatttaaaaatcatgtaattttgttacacaattttttttacatttttacttatTGCTTTAATTACAAAAGCTTGCTTGCATGTTAAATGAAttttactattagatctaaagCTGTTAGATACAAAGACAAAACACAAGCAGAAAAAAGTTCTTAGTAATTGAAGTTCAAACAAGGTAGATAGACTAGTGTTGAGCTATAAATATTTCACATTTCcaataacaatttatattaatgatattaaattaaaaatatatttttttaaatacgataatgatgttaaataaaaaaaaaatgattttaaaaacgccatgtaaatcaaattacatatttgtaatttgCATTTTCCAAtatgaattatttaaattatatagaaaCCTGATTCCATCTATCGAGTCATGTAAACTAATACTGAAAGAAATTGAGCACCTTACTTTTGAATTTTCTGAATAAACAAACAAGTTTCTGGTAGAGCCATTTTTGAAATATGTAATTTGCAGCCCGTAGGGATTGCCTATCTTTTCTGGGACAAACACTGCATTTAAGAAATCCAAGTCAGCTTCAGCTTTGGGCTGTTTTTGCTAAAAAAGTTTGATAAAACATAAGCATAGATTAAATACAATTAGGTTTCCCTAAAACAATTTATCCAGAACATTGAACTAATAAGATTTCCTTATAAAcagataaagtaaaaaaaaaaagtcaccttGCCATTGTCTTCATTAACATAGTAGTACAGCTTATTTTCAGATCTAGAGAGGACAAATTTCCGCTGTGCAAATTGCTTTCGATCTCTACCAAGCTTCCAAAGAATACCCGTTTTTTCTGCCACATTATAAGACATCTGTTTATCTGGGTCTGTAAACTCTAGCCTCTGGTATTTTGCTAGAAtccactctttttttaaaacactaagATATAAAACATACTATTTAGCCTATTCAAAAATTGGAGCAAAGAAAACATCATTGGAAACCTTCAacttttgagtgtgtgtgtatcaaATGATTATTTATGGTCAAAAGTTTAAATCAAATTTCACAATTATACAGTTGACTCTGGCGGTTATGGGACCAGTGGTGGGGGTGTGTGTAGGATTACAGAAAACATTGGATTATCAAAGGTTAGCTTCACTTTAAGAATTTAACAGTACATGTCAAGAACATTCTAATTAATGATGTAATAACTTTCAATTAGACTTTTAAGTCTAAAATATAAAAGACAGATGAGAAAGATTCCCAAAACTGAGGATATTAGCTAGGGCTTTTCTTATGTCATCTTCCATCTATTTTCACAATATGTTTTACTGAGCAAGTGACAACATGCATGTGTAGCAGATGCATACATCATTGCATGTCGGAGAACTGAGTGCTGGAGGCTgatagttttaaatttaatgtataaGTATATATTTCTAAGTAGATAGCTATATTTGCTTAGTCAACAAAagccttttttgtttcttataaatatttgtaaagaaacTTTGAAACGGATATTGAACAATCAGGTAACTAAGTGTAACACAATTTTAGAAAATCAACTTCAGATATAGATTTCTTTTGTCCTAAACTgttgcttgaaaaaaaaaaagaaagacttgCCTTTATTGTATTATATTGCAACTGATCATATCCTAAAGTTAAACAGGTAATTTTACTAAATAGAATTTTAGAACTAAattacaagtaaaaaaataagaaagagaaataaatcacTTACTCAACAGTCTGACTAGTTGGCCTCTTGTAATAGGAAGGGACATGCATTTCATATTTTTCTTTAGCTTTATTATTACCTATCATTTCCATCACCTGTAAATACACAAGAGATGAAAATTAACACATATAAAAATTTACACTGTCAAGATAATGAAGCCAAATAAGTAGAATGAATTAAcattcaataaaaagaaaagaataatcAAAGTTGATATTCT is part of the Biomphalaria glabrata chromosome 2, xgBioGlab47.1, whole genome shotgun sequence genome and harbors:
- the LOC106069914 gene encoding arf-GAP with dual PH domain-containing protein 1-like — protein: MAERQRARLIELTQQDGNDHCADCGSKNPDWASCTIGVFVCNVCAGIHRSLGSSQSRIKSIRLDNWDRDQVQVMEMIGNNKAKEKYEMHVPSYYKRPTSQTVDVLKKEWILAKYQRLEFTDPDKQMSYNVAEKTGILWKLGRDRKQFAQRKFVLSRSENKLYYYVNEDNGKQKQPKAEADLDFLNAVFVPEKIGNPYGLQITYFKNGSTRNLFVYSENSKDIVDWFMCIRAAKWERRRIAFPDRDLTQLAEDLTKDFLAEGWLSKMGPKNEPFRRRWFTLDRRKLMYFEEPLNAFAKGEVFIGHKDGGYSITTGGEEGDRGSNSQNVNSSYCFTLHTPDRKFVLRAETQEEMHKWLLELQKVVEMPLTTQDSKLAGLLVPKKSSNSFRLIKR